From a region of the Triticum aestivum cultivar Chinese Spring chromosome 7D, IWGSC CS RefSeq v2.1, whole genome shotgun sequence genome:
- the LOC123170381 gene encoding uncharacterized protein isoform X3, whose protein sequence is MASRAGAVSAGAAADTGSPSARLAAAGAGEEEAGAGKVKLLCSYGGRIAPRSGDGALRYVGGQMRLISVPRAASFADLMRKVEAVDDAAGPAPAAAGGGALVKYQLPGEDLDSLVSVSCAEDYDNMLEEYEKLAAAAPDGSAKLRVFLFPADSASGSGSHPAAVDEAGQRYIDAVRRRESGSSAHNSEASEPAGLAEGMSPRAVPPPSVPPEYLYSAGSHTNHASPFPQSLGFSAVAASAPAMGIPAHNPVLLRPEPQPLQPHQVASYAPPPPHQPAPVASYAQHQQPAQQVASYAPPLQPQVASYAPPQQLPQVASYAPPPQLPQVTAYTSQMPQSYIEPQQIQYVNAQQFGLHGVSQSANLMPAHMSQYVPSTLGTNSMATTGAQIGALRPVSAGTERVLENLHFSRPMQTPVDPNYRVLQPLSELPPLPHTTLQASDAQRYGVQTVLTSTASSPVITSSRAFPVVVSSATVPTLRYDDCMMCQKILPHAHSDNMIQEQGNPRALNYPDVSPVFYSLHQEDATKQQVPAAVPVTSANYISEPRAESTAGMTQFDPKLSARNPAVQAAPSQDAGTLVQPTMVTVPLSSIPTSNGVFVGQPPHTLAEDFLMYQRQQQHPYSMQTTQVLANGVSSNPQGIDASAFKNSNHPVEEPIGEYAHDVPHDCVRAIDARMQGIQLGPIAPPESIVQGKSAIPHGAVGDGIVEKPPVIIDGSPIYKSQAGGYHMGTSNAFPVPSFILEDNVVRHTEQPPPSRNVGANNVYPEVIQQPSMLLKNNLGVPIEHPVPSERFLVRPAYSGVQSPAGPPAHHPGEMLNGMVSAPYNDPWKAIGNASAVPPTSNMLAKEHVLSGDPYVDGHVPAITSSNAAMLLEEGNLPLIHDPTFKDIYPEPAQISKGYGEEIVKRQLQAVAEGVAASVLQSPFPEKPTEFSGDHKDLPGDVIDPKNEDAPSKQSDKTSQGVPVLDDIDNLQIIKNSDLEELRELGSGTFGTVYHGKWRGSDVAIKRISDRCFVGKPSEEQRMKTDFWNEACKLSSLHHPNVVAFYGVVLDGPGGSVATVTEYMANGSLRQALQRHENRIFDRRRRLLIVMDVAFGMEYLHGKNIVHFDLKSDNLLVNLRDPQRPICKVGDLGLSKVKCQTLISGGVRGTLPWMAPELLNGSSNLVSEKVDVFSFGIVMWELLTGEEPYADLHYGAIIGGIVNNTLRPLVPESCDPQWRSLMEQCWSAEPMERPSFTEVVKRLRAMATSPTKTLPQK, encoded by the exons atggcgagcAGGGCCGGCGCCGtgagcgcgggggcggcggcggacacggGCAGCCCGAGCGCGCGtttggcggcggcgggggcaggggaggaggaggccggggcggggaAGGTGAAGCTGCTGTGCAGCTACGGGGGCCGGATCGCGCCGAGGTCGGGGGACGGGGCGCTGCGCTACGTGGGCGGCCAGATGCGCCTCATCTCCGTGCCCCGCGCCGCCTCCTTCGCGGACCTCATGCGCAAGGTCGAGGCCGTCGACGACGCCGCCGgacccgcccccgccgccgccggcgggggGGCGCTCGTCAAGTACCAGCTCCCCGGGGAGGACCTGGACTCGCTCGTCTCGGTGTCCTGCGCCGAGGACTACGACAACATGCTGGAGGAGTACGAGAAGctggccgccgccgcgcccgacggCTCCGCCAAGCTCCGGGTCTTCCTCTTCCCGGCCGACTCCGCCTCCGGCTCCGGCTCGCACCCCGCCGCCGTCGACGAGGCCGGGCAGCGCTACATCGACGCCGTCCGCCGCAGGGAGAGCGGCTCCTCCGCGCACAACTCCGAGGCCTCCGAGCCCGCCGGCCTCGCCGAAGGTATGTCGCCGCGGGCCGTGCCGCCCCCTTCCGTCCCGCCTGAATATTTGTATTCGGCTGGGAGCCACACCAACCATGCTAGCCCCTTTCCGCAGTCGCTAGGATTTAGTGCTGTCGCAGCGTCAGCTCCGGCAATGGGCATTCCGGCGCACAACCCCGTGTTGCTTAGGCCGGAGCCGCAACCGCTGCAGCCTCACCAAGTTGCTTCctatgcgccgccgccgccgcatcagcCGGCTCCGGTTGCCTCTTATGCACAGCATCAGCAGCCGGCTCAACAAGTTGCCTCTTATGCGCCGCCACTGCAGCCTCAGGTTGCCTCTTACGCGCCGCCGCAGCAGCTGCCCCAGGTTGCTTCTTatgcgccgccgccgcagctgcctCAGGTTACTGCTTATACTTCGCAAATGCCACAATCATACATAGAGCCTCAACAAATCCAGTACGTCAATGCACAGCAATTTGGTCTGCATGGTGTATCTCAATCCGCTAATCTGATGCCTGCGCACATGAGCCAGTATGTGCCCAGTACTCTGGGTACGAACTCCATGGCGACCACGGGTGCCCAAATTGGTGCTTTGAGGCCTGTTTCTGCAGGTACAGAGCGGGTTTTGGAGAATCTTCATTTCTCACGGCCAATGCAAACTCCAGTTGATCCGAATTACAGGGTGCTCCAGCCACTTTCAGAGCTTCCTCCTCTGCCTCATACGACTTTGCAGGCAAGTGATGCTCAGAGGTATGGCGTCCAGACGGTGCTCACAAGCACGGCAAGCTCACCAGTGATAACGAGCTCGAGGGCATTCCCAGTGGTGGTAAGCTCAGCTACCGTGCCAACACTGAGGTACGATGACTGCATGATGTGCCAGAAAATACTGCCGCATGCCCATTCGGATAACATGATACAGGAGCAGGGAAATCCTCGCGCACTGAATTATCCTGATGTTAGTCCAGTGTTTTACAGCCTCCATCAAGAGGATGCAACCAAACAACAGGTTCCAGCTGCGGTTCCAGTAACATCTGCTAATTACATATCAGAACCCAGAGCCGAGAGCACAGCAGGGATGACCCAGTTTGATCCAAAACTTTCTGCCAGAAATCCAGCAGTTCAAGCAGCACCATCTCAAGATGCAGGAACGTTGGTTCAACCCACCATGGTTACTGTACCTCTTTCCAGTATACCTACTTCAAATGGAGTTTTTGTAGGGCAACCTCCACACACGCTTGCTGAAGATTTTCTCATGTACCAACGTCAGCAGCAACACCCTTACAGTATGCAAACAACTCAAGTCCTGGCAAATGGAGTCAGCAGCAATCCACAAGGGATTGATGCTAGTGCATTTAAGAATTCAAATCATCCAGTAGAAGAACCAATTGGAGAATATGCTCATGATGTTCCTCATGATTGTGTCAGAGCTATCGATGCTCGGATGCAAGGAATTCAGTTAGGTCCTATTGCTCCTCCAGAATCTATTGTGCAAGGGAAGTCAGCTATTCCCCATGGTGCTGTTGGCGATGGGATAGTTGAGAAGCCACCTGTTATTATTGATGGCAGTCCCATATACAAATCTCAAGCTGGAGGTTATCACATGGGCACTAGCAATGCTTTTCCTGTCCCTTCTTTTATCCTAGAGGACAATGTTGTGAGACATACTGAACAACCACCTCCCTCTCGAAATGTTGGTGCGAACAACGTCTATCCTGAGGTTATCCAGCAGCCAAGTATGTTACTCAAGAACAACCTTGGTGTGCCCATTGAACATCCTGTTCCGAGCGAAAGATTTCTTGTGAGGCCTGCTTACTCTGGTGTTCAGTCTCCTGCTGGACCTCCTGCACATCATCCTGGGGAAATGCTGAATGGCATGGTTTCCGCTCCCTATAAT GATCCTTGGAAAGCAATTGGAAATGCTTCGGCAGTACCTCCAACATCAAACATGTTGGCTAAGGAACATGTTCTTTCTGGAGATCCATATGTGGATGGCCATGTTCCTGCAATTACAAGTTCAAATGCTGCCATGCTATTAGAAGAAGGCAATCTTCCACTCATTCATGACCCTACTTTCAAGGATATATACCCAGAACCTGCTCAAATAAGCAAAG GATATGGAGAAGAAATTGTCAAACGTCAATTACAAGCTGTCGCTGAAGGTGTGGCAGCATCTGTTCTGCAGTCACCATTTCCTGAAAAACCAACTGAATTTTCTGGGGATCACAAAGATTTGCCTGGAGATGTAATTGATCCAAAAAATGAG GATGCGCCGAGCAAACAGTCAGACAAAACAAGCCAAGGAGTTCCAGTTCTAGATGACATCGATAACCTTCAG ATAATAAAGAACAGTGATCTTGAAGAATTGCGTGAACTAGGTTCTGGAACCTTTGGTACCGTTTACCATGGAAAATGGAGAGGTTCTGATGTCGCTATAAAAAGGATAAGCGATCGATGTTTTGTTGGGAAGCCTTCTGAGGAACAGCGCATG AAAACCGATTTCTGGAATGAAGCTTGCAAGCTTTCATCGTTGCACCATCCAAATGTCGTTGCTTTTTACGGTGTTGTTCTGGATGGACCAGGTGGATCTGTTGCAACAGTCACTGAGTACATGGCTAATGGTTCGCTTCGACAAGCATTACAAAGACATGAAAA CAGGATATTCGACAGGCGTAGGCGCCTGCTAATTGTGATGGATGTTGCATTTGGTATGGAATATTTGCACGGGAAGAACATTGTGCACTTCGACTTGAAGAGTGATAATCTGCTCGTCAACCTAAGAGATCCCCAACGCCCTATATGCAAG GTCGGTGATTTGGGCTTATCAAAGGTTAAATGCCAGACACTAATCTCCGGTGGGGTGCGAGGGACACTTCCCTGGATGGCTCCTGAGCTGTTAAATGGCAGCAGTAACCTTGTTTCTGAAAAG GTCGACGTCTTCTCATTCGGAATCGTGATGTGGGAGCTGCTTACCGGTGAAGAGCCTTATGCTGACCTGCATTATGGCGCCATCATAG GTGGGATCGTGAACAACACCCTACGGCCGCTGGTGCCCGAGTCGTGCGACCCCCAGTGGAGATCGCTGATGGAGCAGTGCTGGTCAGCCGAGCCGATGGAGCGGCCGAGCTTCACGGAGGTCGTCAAGAGGCTACGGGCTATGGCGACCTCCCCCACCAAGACGCTGCCGCAGAAGTAG
- the LOC123170381 gene encoding uncharacterized protein isoform X1, with the protein MASRAGAVSAGAAADTGSPSARLAAAGAGEEEAGAGKVKLLCSYGGRIAPRSGDGALRYVGGQMRLISVPRAASFADLMRKVEAVDDAAGPAPAAAGGGALVKYQLPGEDLDSLVSVSCAEDYDNMLEEYEKLAAAAPDGSAKLRVFLFPADSASGSGSHPAAVDEAGQRYIDAVRRRESGSSAHNSEASEPAGLAEGMSPRAVPPPSVPPEYLYSAGSHTNHASPFPQSLGFSAVAASAPAMGIPAHNPVLLRPEPQPLQPHQVASYAPPPPHQPAPVASYAQHQQPAQQVASYAPPLQPQVASYAPPQQLPQVASYAPPPQLPQVTAYTSQMPQSYIEPQQIQYVNAQQFGLHGVSQSANLMPAHMSQYVPSTLGTNSMATTGAQIGALRPVSAGTERVLENLHFSRPMQTPVDPNYRVLQPLSELPPLPHTTLQASDAQRYGVQTVLTSTASSPVITSSRAFPVVVSSATVPTLRYDDCMMCQKILPHAHSDNMIQEQGNPRALNYPDVSPVFYSLHQEDATKQQVPAAVPVTSANYISEPRAESTAGMTQFDPKLSARNPAVQAAPSQDAGTLVQPTMVTVPLSSIPTSNGVFVGQPPHTLAEDFLMYQRQQQHPYSMQTTQVLANGVSSNPQGIDASAFKNSNHPVEEPIGEYAHDVPHDCVRAIDARMQGIQLGPIAPPESIVQGKSAIPHGAVGDGIVEKPPVIIDGSPIYKSQAGGYHMGTSNAFPVPSFILEDNVVRHTEQPPPSRNVGANNVYPEVIQQPSMLLKNNLGVPIEHPVPSERFLVRPAYSGVQSPAGPPAHHPGEMLNGMVSAPYNVSSQVVLQAAASTDCVEATHEPAYTESLFSNQDPWKAIGNASAVPPTSNMLAKEHVLSGDPYVDGHVPAITSSNAAMLLEEGNLPLIHDPTFKDIYPEPAQISKGYGEEIVKRQLQAVAEGVAASVLQSPFPEKPTEFSGDHKDLPGDVIDPKNEDAPSKQSDKTSQGVPVLDDIDNLQIIKNSDLEELRELGSGTFGTVYHGKWRGSDVAIKRISDRCFVGKPSEEQRMKTDFWNEACKLSSLHHPNVVAFYGVVLDGPGGSVATVTEYMANGSLRQALQRHENRIFDRRRRLLIVMDVAFGMEYLHGKNIVHFDLKSDNLLVNLRDPQRPICKVGDLGLSKVKCQTLISGGVRGTLPWMAPELLNGSSNLVSEKVDVFSFGIVMWELLTGEEPYADLHYGAIIGGIVNNTLRPLVPESCDPQWRSLMEQCWSAEPMERPSFTEVVKRLRAMATSPTKTLPQK; encoded by the exons atggcgagcAGGGCCGGCGCCGtgagcgcgggggcggcggcggacacggGCAGCCCGAGCGCGCGtttggcggcggcgggggcaggggaggaggaggccggggcggggaAGGTGAAGCTGCTGTGCAGCTACGGGGGCCGGATCGCGCCGAGGTCGGGGGACGGGGCGCTGCGCTACGTGGGCGGCCAGATGCGCCTCATCTCCGTGCCCCGCGCCGCCTCCTTCGCGGACCTCATGCGCAAGGTCGAGGCCGTCGACGACGCCGCCGgacccgcccccgccgccgccggcgggggGGCGCTCGTCAAGTACCAGCTCCCCGGGGAGGACCTGGACTCGCTCGTCTCGGTGTCCTGCGCCGAGGACTACGACAACATGCTGGAGGAGTACGAGAAGctggccgccgccgcgcccgacggCTCCGCCAAGCTCCGGGTCTTCCTCTTCCCGGCCGACTCCGCCTCCGGCTCCGGCTCGCACCCCGCCGCCGTCGACGAGGCCGGGCAGCGCTACATCGACGCCGTCCGCCGCAGGGAGAGCGGCTCCTCCGCGCACAACTCCGAGGCCTCCGAGCCCGCCGGCCTCGCCGAAGGTATGTCGCCGCGGGCCGTGCCGCCCCCTTCCGTCCCGCCTGAATATTTGTATTCGGCTGGGAGCCACACCAACCATGCTAGCCCCTTTCCGCAGTCGCTAGGATTTAGTGCTGTCGCAGCGTCAGCTCCGGCAATGGGCATTCCGGCGCACAACCCCGTGTTGCTTAGGCCGGAGCCGCAACCGCTGCAGCCTCACCAAGTTGCTTCctatgcgccgccgccgccgcatcagcCGGCTCCGGTTGCCTCTTATGCACAGCATCAGCAGCCGGCTCAACAAGTTGCCTCTTATGCGCCGCCACTGCAGCCTCAGGTTGCCTCTTACGCGCCGCCGCAGCAGCTGCCCCAGGTTGCTTCTTatgcgccgccgccgcagctgcctCAGGTTACTGCTTATACTTCGCAAATGCCACAATCATACATAGAGCCTCAACAAATCCAGTACGTCAATGCACAGCAATTTGGTCTGCATGGTGTATCTCAATCCGCTAATCTGATGCCTGCGCACATGAGCCAGTATGTGCCCAGTACTCTGGGTACGAACTCCATGGCGACCACGGGTGCCCAAATTGGTGCTTTGAGGCCTGTTTCTGCAGGTACAGAGCGGGTTTTGGAGAATCTTCATTTCTCACGGCCAATGCAAACTCCAGTTGATCCGAATTACAGGGTGCTCCAGCCACTTTCAGAGCTTCCTCCTCTGCCTCATACGACTTTGCAGGCAAGTGATGCTCAGAGGTATGGCGTCCAGACGGTGCTCACAAGCACGGCAAGCTCACCAGTGATAACGAGCTCGAGGGCATTCCCAGTGGTGGTAAGCTCAGCTACCGTGCCAACACTGAGGTACGATGACTGCATGATGTGCCAGAAAATACTGCCGCATGCCCATTCGGATAACATGATACAGGAGCAGGGAAATCCTCGCGCACTGAATTATCCTGATGTTAGTCCAGTGTTTTACAGCCTCCATCAAGAGGATGCAACCAAACAACAGGTTCCAGCTGCGGTTCCAGTAACATCTGCTAATTACATATCAGAACCCAGAGCCGAGAGCACAGCAGGGATGACCCAGTTTGATCCAAAACTTTCTGCCAGAAATCCAGCAGTTCAAGCAGCACCATCTCAAGATGCAGGAACGTTGGTTCAACCCACCATGGTTACTGTACCTCTTTCCAGTATACCTACTTCAAATGGAGTTTTTGTAGGGCAACCTCCACACACGCTTGCTGAAGATTTTCTCATGTACCAACGTCAGCAGCAACACCCTTACAGTATGCAAACAACTCAAGTCCTGGCAAATGGAGTCAGCAGCAATCCACAAGGGATTGATGCTAGTGCATTTAAGAATTCAAATCATCCAGTAGAAGAACCAATTGGAGAATATGCTCATGATGTTCCTCATGATTGTGTCAGAGCTATCGATGCTCGGATGCAAGGAATTCAGTTAGGTCCTATTGCTCCTCCAGAATCTATTGTGCAAGGGAAGTCAGCTATTCCCCATGGTGCTGTTGGCGATGGGATAGTTGAGAAGCCACCTGTTATTATTGATGGCAGTCCCATATACAAATCTCAAGCTGGAGGTTATCACATGGGCACTAGCAATGCTTTTCCTGTCCCTTCTTTTATCCTAGAGGACAATGTTGTGAGACATACTGAACAACCACCTCCCTCTCGAAATGTTGGTGCGAACAACGTCTATCCTGAGGTTATCCAGCAGCCAAGTATGTTACTCAAGAACAACCTTGGTGTGCCCATTGAACATCCTGTTCCGAGCGAAAGATTTCTTGTGAGGCCTGCTTACTCTGGTGTTCAGTCTCCTGCTGGACCTCCTGCACATCATCCTGGGGAAATGCTGAATGGCATGGTTTCCGCTCCCTATAATGTTAGTAGTCAAGTTGTATTGCAGGCTGCTGCTAGTACTGATTGTGTCGAAGCTACACATGAACCAGCTTACACAGAATCTCTTTTCTCAAACCAGGATCCTTGGAAAGCAATTGGAAATGCTTCGGCAGTACCTCCAACATCAAACATGTTGGCTAAGGAACATGTTCTTTCTGGAGATCCATATGTGGATGGCCATGTTCCTGCAATTACAAGTTCAAATGCTGCCATGCTATTAGAAGAAGGCAATCTTCCACTCATTCATGACCCTACTTTCAAGGATATATACCCAGAACCTGCTCAAATAAGCAAAG GATATGGAGAAGAAATTGTCAAACGTCAATTACAAGCTGTCGCTGAAGGTGTGGCAGCATCTGTTCTGCAGTCACCATTTCCTGAAAAACCAACTGAATTTTCTGGGGATCACAAAGATTTGCCTGGAGATGTAATTGATCCAAAAAATGAG GATGCGCCGAGCAAACAGTCAGACAAAACAAGCCAAGGAGTTCCAGTTCTAGATGACATCGATAACCTTCAG ATAATAAAGAACAGTGATCTTGAAGAATTGCGTGAACTAGGTTCTGGAACCTTTGGTACCGTTTACCATGGAAAATGGAGAGGTTCTGATGTCGCTATAAAAAGGATAAGCGATCGATGTTTTGTTGGGAAGCCTTCTGAGGAACAGCGCATG AAAACCGATTTCTGGAATGAAGCTTGCAAGCTTTCATCGTTGCACCATCCAAATGTCGTTGCTTTTTACGGTGTTGTTCTGGATGGACCAGGTGGATCTGTTGCAACAGTCACTGAGTACATGGCTAATGGTTCGCTTCGACAAGCATTACAAAGACATGAAAA CAGGATATTCGACAGGCGTAGGCGCCTGCTAATTGTGATGGATGTTGCATTTGGTATGGAATATTTGCACGGGAAGAACATTGTGCACTTCGACTTGAAGAGTGATAATCTGCTCGTCAACCTAAGAGATCCCCAACGCCCTATATGCAAG GTCGGTGATTTGGGCTTATCAAAGGTTAAATGCCAGACACTAATCTCCGGTGGGGTGCGAGGGACACTTCCCTGGATGGCTCCTGAGCTGTTAAATGGCAGCAGTAACCTTGTTTCTGAAAAG GTCGACGTCTTCTCATTCGGAATCGTGATGTGGGAGCTGCTTACCGGTGAAGAGCCTTATGCTGACCTGCATTATGGCGCCATCATAG GTGGGATCGTGAACAACACCCTACGGCCGCTGGTGCCCGAGTCGTGCGACCCCCAGTGGAGATCGCTGATGGAGCAGTGCTGGTCAGCCGAGCCGATGGAGCGGCCGAGCTTCACGGAGGTCGTCAAGAGGCTACGGGCTATGGCGACCTCCCCCACCAAGACGCTGCCGCAGAAGTAG